A window of the Verrucomicrobiota bacterium genome harbors these coding sequences:
- the thiH gene encoding 2-iminoacetate synthase ThiH, giving the protein MSFLEQFNQYRWETVTQGIYSKTELDVKEALGKPRGRLELEDFNALISPAAAPFLEEMAQRSHQFTVERFGRVQQLYAPMYLSNVCSNVCTYCGFSATNRIPRKILNDAEIVEEYRAIKAMGFDHILLVTGEANRQVGLEYLKNAFRLAREYFSSISMEVQPLEQSAYEALVPGGLSSVLVYQETYHRSAYADYHLSGMKRDFDYRLDTPDRLGRAGVKKIGLGALYGLDDWRTDTFFVALHLKYLERKYWKTRYSVSFPRIRPHEGDLHPKSIMTDRDLVQVICAYRLLNQELELSLSTREHQNFRDHAILLGITTMSAGSKTNPGGYRVDPQSLEQFEISDERTPAEVAAMLRSNGYEPVWKDWDSTYDGFSMSTRNERTSEQTVAVEA; this is encoded by the coding sequence GTGAGTTTTTTAGAACAGTTTAACCAATACCGATGGGAAACGGTTACCCAGGGCATTTATTCCAAAACGGAATTGGATGTGAAGGAAGCTTTAGGAAAACCCAGGGGCAGGCTTGAGCTTGAAGATTTCAACGCGCTCATTTCTCCCGCGGCGGCTCCGTTTCTGGAGGAAATGGCTCAGCGGAGTCATCAATTTACCGTGGAGCGTTTTGGCCGGGTACAGCAGCTTTATGCTCCAATGTACTTGTCGAATGTTTGCAGCAACGTCTGCACTTACTGCGGGTTCAGTGCGACGAATCGGATACCACGGAAGATACTGAATGATGCCGAAATCGTGGAGGAATACCGTGCGATCAAGGCTATGGGATTTGATCACATTCTTTTGGTAACCGGTGAGGCCAATCGGCAGGTAGGCCTGGAGTATTTGAAGAATGCATTCCGTCTGGCTCGAGAGTATTTTTCAAGCATCTCAATGGAGGTGCAACCTCTTGAGCAGTCGGCCTATGAGGCGTTGGTTCCCGGCGGTTTAAGTTCTGTGCTCGTTTACCAGGAAACCTATCACCGCTCAGCTTACGCTGACTATCACTTGAGTGGGATGAAGCGTGACTTTGATTATCGCCTGGATACACCCGATAGACTCGGGCGGGCAGGGGTTAAGAAAATCGGGCTAGGTGCTTTGTACGGTTTGGATGATTGGCGCACAGATACTTTTTTTGTCGCGTTGCATCTTAAGTATTTGGAGCGGAAATATTGGAAAACTCGTTACAGCGTTTCTTTTCCACGAATCCGTCCTCACGAAGGCGACTTGCATCCCAAGTCGATAATGACGGATCGAGATCTGGTTCAAGTAATTTGTGCCTATCGTTTGCTGAACCAGGAGTTGGAACTTTCTCTTTCGACGCGTGAGCATCAAAATTTCAGAGACCATGCAATCCTTTTGGGTATCACGACGATGAGCGCTGGTTCGAAAACGAACCCCGGTGGCTACCGCGTAGACCCACAGTCCCTGGAGCAGTTTGAGATCTCTGATGAACGTACTCCGGCTGAAGTCGCTGCGATGCTACGATCGAACGGATATGAACCGGTGTGGAAGGACTGGGATTCAACCTATGACGGTTTTTCCATGTCCACGCGAAATGAACGCACTTCGGAGCAGACGGTAGCGGTAGAAGCATGA
- the galK gene encoding galactokinase: protein MIEQVRDLFMATFGKEPTVIARAPGRIEFVGNHNDYNGGDVLGVAVDQGICVAARFRDDRMVRGVSQDGQTLFEHSLDELDERPDSTNWSRYPLGVIWAIQKLGFEFEHGLDLAVVSNLPSGAGMSSSAALELATAYASLDGTPNNFSPKDIVKICQYSENNYVGVPCGILDQGVSGFGKKDHLVFIDCKTESFSTVPIPSGTHFWIFNTNVKHSLIDSLYSERFAECREGFEVAKRICHNIQCLVDYPSSELNSLAEHLAKKPFQRVSHILNENLRVKEVVRLLNKNPVDLAACGNQLFASHASSRDLFENSTIELDFLVSELQGFKEVFGARLTGGGFGGAVMAWTSPRFTQEDADAVGARYESRFGSSTRILHCLSGDGAKVVWKA from the coding sequence ATGATTGAACAAGTCCGCGACCTTTTTATGGCGACTTTTGGTAAGGAACCAACGGTTATAGCCAGGGCACCCGGTCGAATCGAATTTGTGGGAAACCATAACGATTACAATGGCGGTGATGTATTGGGAGTGGCTGTGGACCAAGGTATTTGTGTAGCCGCCCGGTTTCGTGATGATCGGATGGTACGAGGAGTTAGTCAGGATGGACAAACCCTTTTCGAGCACTCATTGGATGAATTGGATGAGCGTCCAGATAGCACGAATTGGTCCAGGTATCCCCTGGGTGTCATTTGGGCTATACAAAAACTCGGATTTGAATTTGAGCACGGCCTGGATCTTGCCGTTGTTTCTAATTTGCCCAGCGGAGCTGGTATGAGTAGTAGTGCTGCTTTAGAGCTTGCAACTGCCTATGCCTCATTGGATGGAACTCCGAATAATTTTTCGCCAAAAGACATCGTTAAAATCTGTCAGTATTCCGAGAACAACTACGTCGGAGTGCCTTGCGGAATTCTTGACCAAGGAGTATCGGGTTTTGGGAAGAAAGATCATCTGGTTTTCATCGACTGTAAGACCGAATCTTTTTCGACGGTACCTATTCCGTCTGGAACTCATTTCTGGATTTTCAATACGAACGTCAAGCACAGTCTGATCGATTCATTGTACTCTGAGCGATTTGCGGAATGTCGAGAGGGATTTGAAGTCGCTAAACGTATCTGCCATAACATTCAATGTTTGGTCGATTATCCTTCTAGCGAACTCAATTCTCTTGCTGAGCACTTAGCGAAAAAGCCCTTTCAGCGGGTGAGCCATATTTTGAATGAAAACCTCCGGGTTAAAGAAGTGGTTCGATTACTTAATAAAAACCCGGTCGACCTGGCAGCGTGTGGAAATCAATTGTTTGCCTCTCATGCAAGTTCTCGCGACCTGTTTGAAAATAGCACAATTGAACTGGATTTCCTTGTTTCTGAGCTTCAGGGTTTCAAGGAAGTTTTTGGAGCTCGTTTGACAGGGGGTGGTTTCGGAGGTGCTGTTATGGCTTGGACCTCCCCGAGATTCACTCAGGAAGATGCTGACGCCGTTGGTGCTCGTTATGAATCTCGTTTTGGTAGTTCTACTCGCATTCTCCATTGTCTCAGTGGGGATGGGGCGAAGGTAGTTTGGAAAGCTTAG
- a CDS encoding HU family DNA-binding protein — protein sequence MNKSELILKVQSSLGGDTSKAQAERAIDAVLDAIKSGVKQAGKSVTMKGDVSAAIAVQLVGFGTFSVSRRNARSGVNPSTGAKIKIKAAKAVKFKPGAGLKALV from the coding sequence ATGAATAAATCAGAACTTATTCTTAAAGTCCAATCTAGCCTTGGTGGCGACACTTCAAAAGCACAAGCTGAGAGAGCAATCGATGCTGTCCTCGATGCAATCAAATCTGGCGTAAAACAAGCCGGTAAGAGTGTGACAATGAAGGGCGACGTCTCTGCTGCAATTGCGGTCCAACTCGTTGGATTCGGAACTTTTTCCGTATCTCGCCGCAATGCGCGTTCAGGAGTTAATCCTTCCACAGGTGCAAAAATTAAAATTAAAGCAGCTAAGGCTGTAAAATTCAAACCGGGTGCAGGGTTAAAAGCTCTCGTGTAA
- a CDS encoding HupE/UreJ family protein, whose protein sequence is MNKLIYQPPRVLVFVIAFFLFGHCGKVAVEAHKLESGQAVLTITPDFVWILEAEINLTRYIQSNPDLADTVRPTFRKLEKDGVFNDQNFGEWETVFSVAEAQFRKELQIIESDKPIDDFEMWFQHPSELSEASFSTMGEGGLHVKVYATGRLDEEASTLQFRFPLDIGEVVLTALKPEVQWVVTGELSHPVSIKGLSQAESVSHGIVRSLWNYLRVGFVHIIPLGLDHILFVVGLFLLAPKVRPLLIQVSAFTIAHTLTLALSMYGVISLSSNVVEPLIALSIASVAFENIITDKIQPWRPVLVFFFGLLHGLGFAGALGEIGLPQSEFLFALIFFNLGVEFGQLMVVVCAFIIIGSFRNRCWYRSRLTVPASCLIGLTGLYWTIQRIFF, encoded by the coding sequence TTGAATAAACTAATCTATCAGCCCCCGAGGGTATTGGTTTTTGTCATCGCCTTCTTTTTATTCGGCCATTGCGGGAAGGTGGCGGTTGAAGCTCACAAGCTCGAATCCGGCCAAGCGGTACTCACGATTACACCTGATTTTGTCTGGATACTTGAGGCAGAGATCAATCTGACTCGATATATTCAGAGTAACCCCGATCTGGCAGATACTGTTCGGCCCACTTTTCGGAAATTGGAAAAAGATGGTGTTTTTAATGATCAGAATTTTGGTGAATGGGAAACGGTTTTTTCTGTTGCTGAGGCCCAATTCAGGAAGGAGCTCCAAATAATTGAATCGGATAAGCCCATCGATGATTTCGAGATGTGGTTTCAACATCCTTCGGAATTATCCGAGGCCTCTTTTTCAACTATGGGCGAGGGTGGGTTGCATGTGAAAGTGTATGCAACTGGCAGACTCGACGAAGAAGCTTCGACACTTCAGTTTCGGTTTCCATTGGATATCGGCGAGGTTGTGCTGACCGCCTTGAAGCCCGAAGTGCAATGGGTGGTTACAGGAGAACTAAGCCATCCCGTTTCTATAAAAGGACTCAGCCAAGCCGAATCCGTTTCGCATGGAATAGTTCGTTCGCTCTGGAATTACTTACGTGTCGGGTTTGTCCATATTATCCCGCTCGGATTGGATCATATTTTATTCGTAGTGGGTCTTTTTCTGTTAGCCCCCAAAGTTCGACCTTTGCTTATTCAGGTGTCTGCCTTTACCATTGCCCATACCTTGACTCTGGCTTTGTCAATGTACGGCGTCATTTCTCTTTCGTCAAATGTGGTAGAACCACTCATCGCGCTTTCTATCGCATCGGTGGCGTTTGAAAATATTATTACAGACAAAATTCAGCCCTGGCGACCCGTGTTGGTCTTTTTCTTTGGATTATTGCATGGCCTGGGATTTGCCGGTGCTTTAGGTGAAATCGGGCTTCCTCAAAGCGAATTCTTGTTCGCCTTGATTTTCTTCAATCTTGGGGTTGAGTTTGGGCAATTGATGGTGGTTGTCTGTGCATTTATTATAATAGGCAGTTTTCGAAATCGTTGCTGGTACCGGTCTCGGTTGACCGTTCCCGCTTCATGTCTAATCGGATTGACCGGACTTTACTGGACTATTCAACGAATCTTTTTTTAG
- a CDS encoding low specificity L-threonine aldolase, with translation MKSTLKRNFASDNNAGVCPEAWQAMADANEGHESAYGTDRYTVEVCELFREMFETKCEVFFTFNGTAANSLALASMCRPYHSVLCHSMAHVETDECGAPEFYSGGSKILLVEGEEGKVSPVSVEAMAHKRSDIHFPKPRALSITQATEVGTVYSVEELQKLGAITHGLNLRVHMDGARFSNAVATLGCAPKDITWKAGVDVLCFGGTKNGLAVGEAVIFFNKELSHEFEYRCKQAGQLCSKMRYLSAPWLGILRNDTWLKNGQQANACAQRMKEGLERLGLSVLFPVQANSVFVKLDERVISGMHYRGWMFYDFIGEGGCRLMCSWDTSFEDVDTFLKDLNELILSDEDRRSEFPVMKH, from the coding sequence ATGAAAAGCACTTTGAAGCGAAATTTTGCCAGCGATAATAATGCGGGCGTTTGTCCGGAGGCGTGGCAGGCGATGGCCGATGCAAATGAAGGTCATGAATCCGCCTATGGGACAGACCGGTACACGGTAGAAGTTTGCGAGCTGTTTCGTGAAATGTTTGAGACAAAATGTGAAGTATTTTTTACCTTCAATGGTACTGCCGCCAACTCGCTGGCATTGGCTTCCATGTGTCGTCCATACCACAGTGTTTTATGTCATTCGATGGCTCACGTTGAAACGGATGAGTGCGGTGCGCCTGAGTTTTATAGTGGTGGTTCAAAGATATTGTTGGTTGAAGGTGAAGAAGGCAAGGTGTCCCCCGTATCGGTTGAGGCAATGGCCCATAAAAGAAGCGACATTCACTTTCCGAAACCCCGGGCATTGAGCATTACCCAAGCTACTGAGGTCGGTACTGTATATTCAGTGGAAGAGCTTCAAAAACTTGGAGCTATTACGCATGGATTGAATCTGCGTGTTCATATGGATGGTGCGCGATTTTCCAATGCTGTTGCCACCTTGGGTTGTGCGCCGAAGGATATAACCTGGAAGGCTGGGGTAGATGTTCTCTGCTTTGGAGGGACGAAGAACGGTCTGGCCGTCGGCGAAGCGGTGATATTTTTCAATAAGGAATTGTCTCATGAATTCGAGTACCGGTGTAAGCAAGCTGGTCAGCTTTGTTCAAAGATGCGTTATCTCTCAGCGCCTTGGTTAGGGATTCTCAGAAATGATACCTGGTTGAAAAATGGTCAGCAGGCCAATGCTTGTGCTCAAAGAATGAAGGAGGGGCTCGAGCGATTAGGTTTGTCGGTTCTTTTTCCGGTTCAGGCAAACAGCGTGTTTGTCAAACTGGATGAGCGTGTGATTTCCGGGATGCATTATAGAGGTTGGATGTTTTACGATTTTATTGGTGAAGGCGGCTGTCGCTTAATGTGCAGTTGGGACACGTCCTTTGAAGATGTAGATACATTTCTTAAAGACTTGAATGAACTGATACTGAGTGACGAAGATAGACGTTCTGAATTTCCGGTAATGAAACATTAA
- a CDS encoding prepilin peptidase, translating to MQELIDSVESVAPWFFPIFSFVIGACIGSFLNVCIYRIPEGMSVAHPPSRCGACGKPIPFYNNVPILAWIFLRGKAGCCGAPFSIRYPSIELLTGLLFLASWMLLPTPQALIGFVWISILVCVTFIDLDHMIIPDRFSIGGLIAGLVLSMVAPSIHGIPTGFVLENGIQGLFTAVLGAFIGSATILWIMIGAEVILKKEALGFGDVKLMGAIGAFCGWQGAIFALFGGAVLGTIAIIFMQIIRMLTPKKNSPDKEEEGMIGREIPFGPMLAAGSLLYYLYFGPMVDSYFKAFDWVLP from the coding sequence ATGCAGGAATTAATAGACTCAGTCGAAAGCGTAGCTCCGTGGTTCTTCCCCATCTTTTCCTTCGTGATAGGTGCCTGCATTGGCAGTTTTTTAAACGTATGTATTTATAGGATACCAGAAGGCATGTCTGTGGCTCACCCACCCTCCCGTTGTGGAGCCTGTGGGAAACCAATACCATTCTACAACAATGTCCCTATCCTTGCCTGGATATTTTTAAGAGGTAAAGCCGGATGCTGCGGAGCACCTTTTAGTATCCGCTACCCCTCGATTGAGTTGTTAACCGGGCTCTTATTCTTAGCATCCTGGATGTTACTGCCAACGCCTCAGGCTTTAATTGGCTTCGTCTGGATATCGATTCTAGTCTGCGTAACCTTTATTGATCTGGACCACATGATCATCCCCGATCGTTTTTCCATCGGAGGTTTAATTGCTGGTCTCGTTTTATCCATGGTTGCTCCAAGTATTCATGGAATTCCAACAGGATTTGTTCTGGAGAATGGAATCCAGGGATTGTTTACCGCTGTCCTTGGAGCGTTTATAGGTTCCGCAACCATACTCTGGATAATGATAGGGGCCGAAGTTATTCTAAAAAAGGAGGCCCTCGGTTTTGGAGACGTGAAACTCATGGGAGCCATTGGAGCTTTCTGTGGTTGGCAAGGAGCGATATTTGCTCTTTTTGGAGGCGCCGTCCTGGGAACCATAGCGATTATCTTTATGCAGATCATCCGCATGTTGACACCGAAAAAGAATTCTCCGGACAAGGAAGAAGAGGGAATGATCGGACGAGAAATTCCTTTTGGGCCAATGCTGGCTGCAGGCAGCCTTCTTTACTACCTATACTTCGGACCTATGGTCGATAGCTACTTTAAAGCATTCGATTGGGTGCTGCCTTAA
- a CDS encoding 3-deoxy-7-phosphoheptulonate synthase produces MTAETFNVPTPTQVTDVNVLSTIPLPSPGELRNRVIKSEEQAQFVSRSRAEIKQIIFGTDSRLLVVVGPCSIHDVDAAIEYGEKLKAISDEISDRICIVMRAYFEKPRTSLGWKGLIMDPHLDGSCDIEEGLELARNFLKTLIEKKIPTATELLDPITPQYIGDLICWSAIGARTTESQTHRQMASGLSMPLGFKNSIDGSVTAAINAIKAASNEQTFLGINLDGISSAVTTRGNKNCHLVVRGGTAGPNYSAKHIKKYETDLLKAGLKPAIMVDASHANSAKNHENQIIVLDTVIEQIKAGNESIIGLMIESNLKAGNQKFPQPKENLQYGVSITDACIDWETTETALRKLHKALVPRFT; encoded by the coding sequence ATGACCGCAGAAACCTTTAACGTACCGACACCCACTCAGGTAACTGACGTAAACGTACTCAGTACTATACCACTCCCAAGTCCAGGGGAATTACGAAACCGGGTTATTAAATCAGAAGAACAGGCTCAATTCGTTTCTCGGTCTCGAGCCGAAATTAAACAAATTATCTTCGGAACCGATTCACGCTTACTCGTAGTCGTTGGCCCCTGCTCGATTCATGACGTCGATGCGGCAATCGAATATGGGGAAAAGTTAAAAGCAATTTCAGATGAAATCTCTGACCGAATCTGCATTGTTATGCGGGCCTATTTTGAAAAACCCCGCACGTCCTTGGGCTGGAAGGGTCTGATCATGGACCCACATCTGGATGGCTCCTGTGATATCGAAGAAGGCTTAGAACTTGCCAGGAATTTCCTGAAAACACTCATTGAGAAGAAGATTCCAACGGCGACCGAGTTGTTGGATCCAATTACTCCCCAATATATTGGTGACTTGATATGCTGGTCCGCCATTGGTGCACGAACTACAGAATCTCAGACTCACCGACAAATGGCATCAGGTCTTTCCATGCCGTTGGGATTCAAAAACAGCATCGACGGATCCGTGACAGCAGCGATCAATGCAATCAAAGCAGCCAGCAACGAACAAACCTTTCTAGGAATCAACTTGGATGGCATTTCTTCTGCAGTAACGACGCGGGGTAACAAAAATTGTCATCTTGTTGTTAGAGGTGGAACTGCAGGTCCAAACTATTCAGCGAAGCACATTAAAAAATATGAGACAGATCTCTTAAAAGCAGGCCTGAAACCTGCCATAATGGTAGATGCTTCCCACGCTAATAGCGCTAAGAATCATGAGAATCAAATAATCGTTCTTGATACCGTCATTGAACAAATCAAAGCAGGTAACGAATCAATAATCGGGCTCATGATCGAAAGTAATCTTAAAGCTGGTAACCAAAAGTTTCCCCAGCCCAAAGAGAATTTGCAGTACGGAGTTTCTATCACAGATGCATGCATCGATTGGGAAACCACAGAAACCGCGCTCCGTAAATTGCATAAAGCACTGGTGCCACGATTTACTTAA
- a CDS encoding HesA/MoeB/ThiF family protein: MSNFSLKEIERYQRHLSLPQFGEAAQQKLKDARVLVVGAGGLGCPVLQYLAAAGVGKLGVMDFDVVDASNLQRQILFTEADVGRPKAEVACERLRAMNSLIEVAAIPQRLTAANALDVFAQFDVIVDGSDNFTTRYLVNDACVLAKKPLIYGAIYTFQGQVSVFNYKGGPTYRCLFPDPPDPKDAPNCSEIGVIGVLPGLIGTLQASEAIKVITGIGEPLSGSLLLLDVLTMKQQTIKFNRVPEAADVKELVEIDFSCAVEETTPLSEEIDVDAFRKLLRNGSALQVLDVREDWERAISKMESFHIPLGQLLKDPQSIEASGLDLALPTVVYCKSGKRSMNALRRLREHHGFQDIHSLKGGMIEWERTVPSDSTPA, from the coding sequence ATGAGCAATTTCTCCCTTAAAGAAATCGAACGCTACCAGCGTCACTTGAGTCTTCCTCAGTTTGGTGAAGCGGCTCAGCAAAAGCTTAAAGATGCTCGCGTCTTGGTGGTGGGTGCAGGCGGGCTTGGTTGTCCCGTGTTGCAATACCTGGCTGCAGCTGGGGTGGGAAAGTTAGGTGTGATGGACTTTGATGTGGTCGATGCATCTAACCTGCAACGGCAGATCTTGTTTACTGAAGCCGATGTTGGGCGACCCAAAGCAGAAGTGGCATGCGAACGTCTGCGAGCAATGAATTCACTCATCGAAGTCGCTGCAATCCCTCAACGGTTAACTGCAGCCAACGCCCTGGATGTATTTGCTCAGTTTGATGTAATCGTGGATGGTTCGGATAACTTTACCACTCGCTACCTTGTAAACGACGCCTGTGTTCTAGCTAAAAAGCCGTTGATCTATGGAGCTATTTATACCTTCCAGGGACAAGTCAGTGTTTTTAATTATAAGGGAGGACCAACTTACCGATGTTTATTTCCAGATCCTCCGGATCCTAAAGATGCACCCAACTGTTCCGAGATCGGTGTGATCGGCGTTCTTCCAGGATTGATAGGTACTCTTCAAGCCAGCGAAGCAATCAAAGTGATAACCGGAATTGGTGAACCATTGAGCGGTTCTTTGTTGTTGCTCGATGTTCTAACCATGAAACAACAAACCATTAAGTTTAACCGCGTTCCCGAAGCAGCAGATGTAAAGGAGTTGGTTGAGATCGATTTTTCATGTGCAGTAGAAGAAACTACGCCACTGTCTGAGGAAATCGACGTGGACGCATTTCGTAAACTGTTAAGAAATGGTAGCGCTCTCCAGGTTCTCGATGTTCGGGAAGATTGGGAGCGGGCTATAAGCAAAATGGAATCCTTTCATATCCCGCTCGGCCAGTTATTAAAAGATCCCCAGTCAATTGAAGCATCAGGTCTGGATTTGGCTCTTCCTACGGTTGTTTATTGCAAATCGGGTAAACGGAGTATGAACGCTTTGAGAAGGCTACGGGAGCATCATGGATTTCAAGATATTCATAGCCTTAAAGGTGGAATGATTGAGTGGGAGCGGACGGTACCCTCTGATTCAACTCCCGCATAA
- a CDS encoding malate dehydrogenase, protein MNSPIRVAVTGAAGQIGYSLLFRIASGSMFGPDQPVQLNLVEIPQAESALEGVIMELNDCAFPLLKDIRPALNPEEGFKNANWCLLVGSVPRKAGMERGDLLGINGKIFTGQGQAIQNGAASDVRILVVGNPCNTNCMIAMNNAKDIPSNRWFAMTRLDENRAKTQLAQKAGVDVTSVSNMTIWGNHSATQYPDFYNAKIDGQAATDVIKDESWLKDTFIPTVQKRGAAVIQARGSSSAASAANAIVDTVRSLTNPTPDGDWTSVCIPSDGSYGVDKGLISSFPIRTNGTDVEIVQEVPLNEFGQFKLDATVDELRSERELVKEML, encoded by the coding sequence ATGAACTCACCAATCCGTGTAGCTGTAACAGGAGCAGCCGGTCAAATCGGTTACTCTCTTCTTTTTAGAATCGCATCTGGATCCATGTTTGGTCCGGATCAACCGGTTCAATTGAACCTTGTTGAAATCCCCCAAGCCGAAAGCGCATTAGAGGGTGTCATAATGGAGCTGAATGATTGCGCATTCCCTCTCCTGAAAGATATCAGGCCAGCTCTAAATCCGGAGGAAGGATTCAAAAACGCAAATTGGTGTCTGCTGGTTGGTTCTGTTCCCCGGAAAGCCGGAATGGAACGAGGTGATCTTCTCGGCATAAATGGAAAGATATTTACCGGGCAGGGCCAGGCCATTCAAAATGGAGCAGCATCCGATGTACGCATCTTGGTCGTGGGCAATCCCTGTAACACCAACTGCATGATAGCCATGAACAACGCAAAGGACATTCCAAGTAATCGTTGGTTTGCCATGACCCGTTTAGATGAGAATCGCGCCAAAACCCAACTTGCACAAAAAGCTGGAGTAGACGTGACTTCGGTGTCGAACATGACCATTTGGGGAAATCACTCGGCCACCCAATATCCTGATTTTTACAATGCAAAAATCGACGGACAAGCAGCCACTGACGTAATTAAAGACGAATCCTGGTTGAAAGACACTTTCATCCCTACCGTTCAGAAACGAGGAGCCGCTGTCATTCAAGCTCGTGGATCTTCATCCGCAGCATCAGCCGCTAATGCGATTGTAGATACGGTCCGGTCATTGACCAATCCAACACCAGACGGCGACTGGACCAGCGTTTGCATACCTTCGGACGGAAGCTATGGAGTAGACAAAGGACTCATTTCATCATTCCCCATTCGTACAAATGGTACCGATGTGGAAATCGTCCAAGAAGTTCCACTCAATGAGTTCGGACAATTCAAGTTGGACGCAACGGTAGACGAACTTCGTTCTGAAAGGGAGCTCGTCAAAGAAATGCTTTAA
- the thiD gene encoding bifunctional hydroxymethylpyrimidine kinase/phosphomethylpyrimidine kinase codes for MSGSDASGAAGLQADNRAIHAAGAFPLNVVTALTLQTEHGVESIDLTPPELVRMHLIGLLNTYPVSIIKAGMLGNASIVNVLAETLEQYPSVLLVLDPVIQATSGRPLLNEEGVAALLKNVIPRTFLVTPNLSELEVLAGRKDILNDPFERVAANDLLKTGCSAVLVKGGHRPEGPCLDRLYLSNDLIEFSSNRVSTRNTRGTGCALASLIAGGLAKGLNLENSIMTSKQLLTSSLEALAEFEWPGSGPAFL; via the coding sequence TTGTCCGGATCCGATGCATCGGGCGCGGCTGGCCTTCAGGCTGATAATCGAGCGATTCATGCCGCCGGGGCGTTTCCATTGAATGTGGTAACAGCCTTAACTTTGCAAACGGAACATGGCGTCGAATCAATTGACCTCACTCCTCCAGAGCTGGTTCGAATGCATTTGATCGGTTTGCTAAATACTTATCCGGTTAGTATAATAAAAGCCGGAATGTTAGGTAATGCTTCGATTGTGAACGTACTAGCTGAAACCCTGGAGCAGTATCCATCGGTTCTACTGGTGCTAGATCCTGTTATTCAGGCTACAAGTGGGCGGCCTTTGCTGAATGAAGAAGGGGTTGCAGCTCTTTTGAAAAATGTAATTCCACGGACATTTCTAGTTACACCAAACCTATCCGAGTTGGAGGTTCTGGCAGGAAGAAAAGACATTTTAAATGATCCATTTGAGAGGGTTGCCGCAAATGATCTGCTCAAGACAGGTTGTTCAGCTGTTTTAGTTAAGGGAGGGCATCGCCCTGAAGGTCCTTGTTTGGATCGGCTATATCTGTCGAATGATTTAATAGAATTTAGCTCAAATCGCGTCTCTACTCGCAATACGCGGGGAACCGGATGTGCCTTGGCTTCGTTGATCGCCGGAGGTCTTGCTAAAGGACTGAACCTTGAAAATTCGATTATGACTAGTAAACAACTCTTAACCAGCTCTTTGGAAGCGCTTGCAGAATTTGAATGGCCCGGATCGGGTCCGGCATTTCTTTGA